In Thermotomaculum hydrothermale, a single genomic region encodes these proteins:
- a CDS encoding chalcone isomerase family protein, which produces MKKFIVLVLGILLAIPSYSMKIAGKNLPDTLKFGDATLVLNGAGIRKKFWVKVYAGGLYLTKKSHNAKAIINADEPMAVRLHFIYDGVSSKKMRGAWEDSFEEVLSDNELMKLKNKIKLFESFFDVETHEDDIWDLVYIPGVGTKVLLNGKEKGVVPGLDFKKALFSIYLSEKTEIPDVREAMLGLD; this is translated from the coding sequence ATGAAAAAGTTTATTGTTTTGGTTTTAGGTATTTTACTTGCTATTCCGTCTTATTCTATGAAAATAGCGGGCAAAAATCTTCCTGACACTTTAAAATTTGGTGATGCTACCCTTGTTTTGAATGGTGCAGGTATAAGAAAGAAATTCTGGGTAAAGGTTTATGCCGGTGGATTATATCTTACAAAAAAATCCCATAACGCAAAAGCGATTATAAATGCTGATGAACCTATGGCAGTAAGATTGCATTTTATTTACGACGGTGTTTCTTCTAAAAAGATGAGAGGGGCATGGGAAGACAGTTTTGAGGAAGTTTTAAGCGACAATGAATTAATGAAACTTAAAAACAAGATAAAACTTTTTGAATCATTCTTTGATGTAGAAACCCACGAAGATGATATATGGGATTTGGTTTATATTCCAGGTGTTGGTACAAAGGTACTCTTAAATGGTAAAGAGAAGGGTGTTGTTCCCGGATTGGATTTCAAAAAAGCGCTTTTCTCAATTTACCTTTCTGAAAAGACAGAGATACCTGATGTCAGGGAGGCAATGTTAGGATTAGATTAA